One genomic region from Ptychodera flava strain L36383 chromosome 5, AS_Pfla_20210202, whole genome shotgun sequence encodes:
- the LOC139133218 gene encoding uncharacterized protein isoform X2: MCEEAKFIRYHVLYVFQYLLRHYVLFCPDRHRDILRGEGRKISSSEIEARQLGKHASVEQTEATHEDRKHDTVDAPGTEANSEKHDSVVAMEEVQRGSKHESGGAAAMRQDDSKRDNTEETKVRQEESKHGGVKASKTGQEDGEDGTVEATELKEDDIKHQTQEGMHTRGGDNKQDGVAANEARKDRKQHGSMKKNEPEYGNSTDHSVPDTDNFMSVHGDRLTKRFLGFISKPNITIADMFEEEEIVSILLNMMSSTKYKCDDIQRMGVPVPKDGGYYVCMDVGVKPENCIVYSVGIRNLWSFDDAMADYGCNVYCFDPFHDLKTHRRSERVMFYDIALCGDDEDERKFIGKHPPVRCRTLESLKKMLHHEKEVIDVLNSI, from the exons ATGTGTGAGGAAGCAAAGTTCATTCGATATCATGTACTTTACGTTTTCCAATATTTACTCCGGCATTATGTCTTGTTTTGTCCAGACAGACACCGAGATATCCTCAGAGGTGAAGGCAGGAAAATTTCATCGTCG GAAATCGAAGCAAGACAACTCGGCAAACATGCCAGTGTGGAGCAAACAGAAGCTACGCATGAAGACAGAAAACACGACACTGTTGATGCACCTGGCACTGAAGCTAATAGCGAAAAACACGACAGCGTGGTAGCAATGGAAGAAGTGCAACGGGGCAGCAAACATGAGAGTGGTGGGGCAGCAGCAATGAGACAAGATGACAGCAAACGCGACAATACGGAGGAAACGAAAGTAAGACAAGAAGAGAGCAAACATGGGGGTGTCAAGGCATCAAAAACAGGGCAAGAGGACGGCGAAGACGGCACTGTGGAGGCGACGGAATTAAAAGAAGATGACATCAAACATCAAACCCAGGAGGGAATGCATACGAGAGGAGGGGACAACAAACAAGACGGTGTAGCGGCAAATGAGGCACGGAAAGATAGAAAACAACATGGCAGTATGAAGAAAAATGAACCTGAATACGGAAACAGCACTGATCACAGCGTTCCGGACACAGATAATTTCATGTCAGTACATGGTGATCGGCTAACCAAACGATTTCTGGGTTTCATAAGTAAACCCAATATAACGATCGCTGACATGTTTGAGGAAGAGGAAATCGTTTCAATATTATTGAACATGATGTCGTCGACTAAATACAAGTGCGATGATATCCAACGCATGGGGGTTCCAGTTCCGAAGGACGGAGGTTATTACGTTTGTATGGATGTTGGCGTCAAACCTGAAAATTGCATCGTCTATTCTGTGGG AATTAGGAATCTGTGGTCATTCGATGATGCCATGGCAGACTATGGTTGCAACGTGTACTGCTTTGATCCATT CCATGACTTGAAAACCCACCGTCGTTCAGAGCGGGTCATGTTTTACGATATCGCCCTCTGCGGTGATGATGAGGATGAGCGTAAATTCATCGGTAAACATCCACCTGTTAGGTGCAGAACACTGGAATCTCTCAAGAAAATGTTACATCATGAAAAG GAAGTGATCGATGTGCTAAATTCGATATAG
- the LOC139133219 gene encoding isatin hydrolase-like: protein MTSYVLPLAVIFLSSFPSSASTAESLYLDMTYSFNQDSMIWPTSEEGFKMNIIIRNDTGAFYIESNSISLPEHCGTHMDTPAHFAKGNWRAHEVPLDNLIGPAIKVNMKSKADSDRDALLEVADLQAWENAHGRIQDDVILMVYTGWGSRYPDKLTYLGTDTSNTSLLHFPGIAPEAATWLVENRKIKAVGIDTASLDYGQSPDYRAHQILYERNIPGFENVANLDKLPATGATVFAIPMKIEDGSGGPLRIFATGWNSDVTDPCSFSAGCVNSPFAAPFLMMLFLAVLTTF from the exons ATGACAAGCTACGTCTTGCCGCTAGCCGTGATCTTCTTGTCCAGCTTTCCGAGCTCGGCATCCACTGCAGAGTCCCTCTATCTCGACATGACCTACAGCTTCAACCAAGACTCCATGATTTGGCCAACCTCTGAGGAGGGCTTCAAGATGAATATTATCATCAGGAATGACACTGGTGCATTTTATATCGAATCGAACAGCATCAGTCTACCGGAACACTGTGGCACCCATATGGATACCCCGGCACACTTTGCAAAG GGCAACTGGCGAGCTCATGAGGTACCACTAGACAATCTGATTGGACCGGCAATCAAGGTAAACATGAAGTCCAAAGCGGATAGCGACAGGGATGCATTATTAGAAGTAGCTGATTTGCAGGCCTGGGAAAATGCTCATGGTCGTATCCAAGATGACGTCATCCTCATGGTATACACCGGTTGGGGAAGTAGATACCCAGATAAG CTAACATATCTTGGAACAGACACAAGCAACACGTCACTGTTGCATTTCCCTGGGATCGCTCCGGAAGCTGCTACGTGGTTGGTTGAAAACAGAAAG ATCAAGGCTGTCGGGATCGACACGGCATCACTTGACTACGGTCAGTCTCCGGATTACAGAGCGCATCAGATCTTGTATGAAAGAAATATACCAG gttttgaaaatgtggCCAATCTTGACAAGCTACCAGCTACAGGTGCTACGGTGTTCGCCATTCCCATGAAGATTGAAGACGGCAGTGGCGGACCTTTACGTATCTTCGCCACCGGATGGAACTCCGATGTAACCGACCCATGCTCTTTCAGTGCAGGGTGTGTGAACTCGCCTTTTGCAGCCCCCTTTCTGATGATGCTATTCCTTGCGGTGTTGACAACTTTTTGA
- the LOC139133218 gene encoding uncharacterized protein isoform X1 produces the protein MNKVCTSCNKMRSSLSFRKFCLLGIAAAAVVYVFHYHDRHRDILRGEGRKISSSEIEARQLGKHASVEQTEATHEDRKHDTVDAPGTEANSEKHDSVVAMEEVQRGSKHESGGAAAMRQDDSKRDNTEETKVRQEESKHGGVKASKTGQEDGEDGTVEATELKEDDIKHQTQEGMHTRGGDNKQDGVAANEARKDRKQHGSMKKNEPEYGNSTDHSVPDTDNFMSVHGDRLTKRFLGFISKPNITIADMFEEEEIVSILLNMMSSTKYKCDDIQRMGVPVPKDGGYYVCMDVGVKPENCIVYSVGIRNLWSFDDAMADYGCNVYCFDPFHDLKTHRRSERVMFYDIALCGDDEDERKFIGKHPPVRCRTLESLKKMLHHEKEVIDVLNSI, from the exons ATGAACAAAGTGTGTACATCCTGTAACAAAATGAGATCTAGTCTATCATTTCGTAAATTTTGCCTCCTTGGGATCGCTGCTGCCGCTGTCGTATACGTGTTTCATTACCATG ACAGACACCGAGATATCCTCAGAGGTGAAGGCAGGAAAATTTCATCGTCG GAAATCGAAGCAAGACAACTCGGCAAACATGCCAGTGTGGAGCAAACAGAAGCTACGCATGAAGACAGAAAACACGACACTGTTGATGCACCTGGCACTGAAGCTAATAGCGAAAAACACGACAGCGTGGTAGCAATGGAAGAAGTGCAACGGGGCAGCAAACATGAGAGTGGTGGGGCAGCAGCAATGAGACAAGATGACAGCAAACGCGACAATACGGAGGAAACGAAAGTAAGACAAGAAGAGAGCAAACATGGGGGTGTCAAGGCATCAAAAACAGGGCAAGAGGACGGCGAAGACGGCACTGTGGAGGCGACGGAATTAAAAGAAGATGACATCAAACATCAAACCCAGGAGGGAATGCATACGAGAGGAGGGGACAACAAACAAGACGGTGTAGCGGCAAATGAGGCACGGAAAGATAGAAAACAACATGGCAGTATGAAGAAAAATGAACCTGAATACGGAAACAGCACTGATCACAGCGTTCCGGACACAGATAATTTCATGTCAGTACATGGTGATCGGCTAACCAAACGATTTCTGGGTTTCATAAGTAAACCCAATATAACGATCGCTGACATGTTTGAGGAAGAGGAAATCGTTTCAATATTATTGAACATGATGTCGTCGACTAAATACAAGTGCGATGATATCCAACGCATGGGGGTTCCAGTTCCGAAGGACGGAGGTTATTACGTTTGTATGGATGTTGGCGTCAAACCTGAAAATTGCATCGTCTATTCTGTGGG AATTAGGAATCTGTGGTCATTCGATGATGCCATGGCAGACTATGGTTGCAACGTGTACTGCTTTGATCCATT CCATGACTTGAAAACCCACCGTCGTTCAGAGCGGGTCATGTTTTACGATATCGCCCTCTGCGGTGATGATGAGGATGAGCGTAAATTCATCGGTAAACATCCACCTGTTAGGTGCAGAACACTGGAATCTCTCAAGAAAATGTTACATCATGAAAAG GAAGTGATCGATGTGCTAAATTCGATATAG